In a genomic window of Lycium ferocissimum isolate CSIRO_LF1 chromosome 9, AGI_CSIRO_Lferr_CH_V1, whole genome shotgun sequence:
- the LOC132029395 gene encoding pectin acetylesterase 2-like has translation MSCILQIAYTLTGSTTYECIKNGTCTRSENNTIQGMRSDFLNALPKGNPKLRGVFIDAVPHHTNILTRWTLQNSTVIHNVSAPKAFADWYFDRNYTYLIDEHNLPVPDIVPK, from the exons ATGAGCTGTATTTTGCAGATAGCATATACATTAACAGGAAGTACAACATATGAGTGCATTAAAAACGGGACATGCACAAGAAGTGAGAACAATACCATACAAG GAATGAGGTCCGATTTCTTAAATGCATTACCAAAAGGAAATCCTAAACTAAGAGGAGTTTTCATTGACGCAGTCCCTCATCATACCAACATTTTAACAAGGTGGACTCTTCAAAATTCCACCGTGATTCATAATGTG TCTGCCCCAAAGGCATTTGCTGATTGGTACTTTGATCGGAATTACACATATTTGATAGATGAACATAACTTGCCAGTCCCAGATATTGTCCCAAAGTAA